The Haladaptatus cibarius D43 genome window below encodes:
- a CDS encoding alpha,alpha-trehalose-phosphate synthase (UDP-forming), translated as MSDLFESREFVLVSNREPYTHERDDGSVSVVRPAGGLTSALDPMMADTGGTWVAWGSGDADADVTDENDCVRVPPESPSYELKRVLLSDEQVSNYYYGYSNKVLWPLCHSDTAKMTPNARYWRQYRNTNQQFADAICSRIDPSNAVVWFQDYHFALAPRMVREQAPDAFCMQFWHIPWPSWDVFQSCPQYDELLSGLLANDLLGFHLDQYCLNFLDCVSHALDADVDRNRGRIDYDGRTIRVEAFPLGIDTAERRRLAESSEADDQWQSLRETYPIPDEGQLALGVDRLDYTKGIEQRLDALSHLWEWYPDCRERLTYVQKVTESRSQIDEYQHLQESVEERVERINDRFATETWQPIVPIDDHLPQSALAALYREADICLVSSLRDGMNLVAKEFVASQVNDPGVLVLSELVGAHEALGELALTVHPNDTEAFAATIEDAREMQPAERSNRMNRLREQVATNDIGRWKHDVLQEASEILEQQ; from the coding sequence ATGTCCGATTTGTTCGAAAGCAGGGAGTTCGTGCTGGTTTCGAACCGAGAGCCGTACACGCACGAACGCGACGACGGGTCGGTTAGCGTCGTTAGACCGGCAGGTGGTTTAACATCCGCGCTCGACCCGATGATGGCGGATACCGGCGGAACGTGGGTTGCGTGGGGAAGCGGCGACGCGGATGCCGACGTGACCGACGAAAACGACTGCGTGCGCGTGCCGCCGGAATCGCCGTCCTACGAACTGAAACGCGTGCTCTTGAGCGACGAACAGGTGTCGAACTACTACTACGGCTACAGCAACAAGGTTCTGTGGCCGCTGTGTCACTCCGACACCGCGAAGATGACGCCGAACGCGAGATACTGGCGGCAGTACCGGAACACGAACCAGCAGTTTGCGGACGCGATTTGCTCCCGAATCGACCCGTCGAACGCCGTCGTCTGGTTTCAGGACTACCACTTCGCGCTCGCACCGCGGATGGTGCGCGAGCAAGCTCCTGACGCCTTCTGCATGCAGTTTTGGCACATTCCGTGGCCGTCGTGGGACGTGTTCCAAAGCTGTCCGCAGTACGACGAACTGCTTTCCGGACTGTTAGCGAACGACCTGCTCGGCTTCCATCTCGACCAGTACTGTCTGAACTTCCTCGATTGCGTTTCCCACGCGCTCGATGCGGACGTAGACCGGAACCGCGGTCGCATCGACTACGACGGGAGAACTATCCGCGTCGAGGCGTTCCCGCTCGGCATCGACACCGCGGAGCGACGACGGCTCGCGGAGTCGAGCGAAGCGGACGACCAGTGGCAGTCCCTACGCGAAACGTATCCGATTCCCGACGAGGGACAGCTCGCGCTCGGCGTCGATAGGTTGGACTACACGAAAGGAATCGAACAGCGCCTCGATGCCCTTTCACACCTCTGGGAGTGGTATCCCGACTGTCGGGAACGACTCACTTACGTGCAGAAAGTGACCGAGAGCCGGAGTCAAATCGACGAGTACCAGCACCTACAGGAGAGCGTCGAAGAGCGGGTCGAACGAATCAACGATCGGTTCGCAACGGAGACGTGGCAACCCATCGTCCCCATCGACGACCACCTCCCGCAGTCGGCGCTGGCCGCGCTGTACCGGGAAGCCGACATCTGTCTCGTCAGTTCGCTTCGAGACGGAATGAATCTCGTGGCGAAGGAGTTCGTCGCCTCGCAGGTGAACGACCCGGGCGTGCTGGTTCTGAGCGAACTCGTCGGCGCGCACGAAGCACTCGGAGAACTCGCGCTGACGGTGCATCCGAACGATACGGAAGCGTTCGCGGCCACCATCGAAGACGCACGGGAGATGCAACCAGCGGAGCGGTCGAACCGAATGAACCGACTCCGAGAACAGGTCGCAACGAACGACATCGGTCGATGGAAGCACGACGTACTACAAGAAGCGAGTGAAATTCTGGAACAGCAGTGA
- a CDS encoding gamma carbonic anhydrase family protein gives MARIYGFEGTEPSIHEDAHVSRETTLVGDVEIEADASIWPGVVLRGDVSSVRIGRESHVGDNAVVHASIVGDRVMVGHGAVLNDAEVGNGALIGFNTTINSDVRVGERSIVAAGTVTPEAFDIPPESFVRGIPAHVTPLSETAIDPEEIFEAYSSGAYTDLVEQHEELFA, from the coding sequence ATGGCCCGGATCTACGGATTCGAAGGGACAGAGCCGTCGATTCACGAGGACGCCCACGTCAGTCGAGAGACGACGCTGGTGGGGGACGTGGAAATCGAGGCCGACGCGAGCATCTGGCCCGGCGTGGTTTTGCGGGGGGATGTATCGTCGGTGCGAATCGGTCGAGAGTCGCACGTCGGCGACAACGCGGTTGTCCACGCCTCGATCGTCGGCGACCGAGTGATGGTCGGTCACGGCGCGGTGCTGAACGACGCCGAAGTCGGGAACGGCGCGCTGATTGGGTTCAACACGACAATAAATAGTGACGTGCGAGTCGGCGAGCGAAGCATCGTCGCGGCGGGAACCGTCACGCCAGAGGCATTCGACATCCCGCCCGAATCGTTCGTCAGGGGAATTCCTGCGCATGTGACGCCGCTTTCGGAGACGGCTATCGACCCCGAGGAAATCTTCGAAGCGTACTCCTCCGGAGCGTACACAGACCTCGTGGAACAACACGAGGAACTGTTCGCGTAG
- a CDS encoding NmrA family NAD(P)-binding protein: MPPERVLVAGATGNQGGAVTRHLMERGLEPRVPLYIIDVDDIGAFVAEAFHDRNRYAGKTFELAGDELTMSAMAARLSESIGIDVLADHVPIEKFEERAGEAYADMYRWFNRNEAQSTWRNYGRITTFRSRCSRTTCANTSGPSERETDYQSVRPASSTRPTQSRCVNGTNVRKPPSSSKSLTPTSSIS, translated from the coding sequence ATGCCACCGGAACGAGTGCTCGTGGCGGGAGCAACGGGGAATCAGGGTGGGGCAGTCACGCGACACCTCATGGAGCGCGGGCTCGAACCGCGCGTTCCGCTCTACATCATCGACGTGGACGACATCGGTGCGTTCGTCGCGGAGGCCTTTCACGACCGAAATCGCTACGCCGGAAAGACGTTCGAGTTGGCTGGCGACGAACTCACCATGTCGGCGATGGCGGCTCGACTGTCGGAAAGTATAGGAATCGACGTGCTGGCCGACCACGTTCCAATCGAGAAATTCGAAGAGCGCGCGGGCGAAGCGTATGCCGATATGTACCGCTGGTTCAACCGGAACGAGGCCCAATCGACCTGGCGGAACTACGGACGAATCACGACGTTTCGTTCACGCTGTTCGCGGACTACCTGCGCGAACACGAGTGGGCCGAGTGAACGGGAAACCGACTACCAGAGCGTTCGTCCGGCGTCGTCCACGCGCCCGACCCAGAGCAGGTGCGTGAACGGGACGAATGTCAGGAAGCCGCCCTCCTCGTCGAAGAGTCTGACACCGACCTCTTCCATCTCGTAG
- the rbcL gene encoding type III ribulose-bisphosphate carboxylase produces MPGITYEDFLNLDYTPADSELVCTFYIDPAEDMDMEDAASRVASESSNGTWAELQVEGGITDLSATTFDIEGNTIQVAYPDELFEGGNMAQVLSCIAGNIMGMKAVDRIRLLDCEWPEALTNSFPGPQFGSDVRNEIFDAGDRPITATVPKPKVGLSTDQHAKIGYEAWMGGLDLLKDDENLTDQAFNPFHDRLTESLSYRDDAQDETGEKKSYLINITADANTMLERADVVAKQGCEYVMVDVVTSGWAAVQAVRERCEELGLAIHAHRAMHAAFDRLEDHGVSMRVIAQITRLCGADQLHTGTTDLGKLANEDTVGINEWLYSDLHGMTDVLPVASGGLHPGLVPELIEREGQNIAIQAGGGVHGHPDGTRAGATALRQAVDASVAGTPIEEYAEDRPELKTALDKWGTETPR; encoded by the coding sequence ATGCCGGGAATCACATACGAAGACTTCCTGAATTTGGATTACACGCCCGCCGACTCCGAACTCGTCTGCACCTTCTACATCGACCCTGCAGAAGATATGGACATGGAAGACGCCGCCTCGCGCGTCGCCAGCGAGAGTTCCAACGGAACGTGGGCAGAGCTACAGGTCGAAGGCGGCATCACCGACCTGAGTGCCACGACGTTCGACATTGAGGGCAACACGATTCAAGTCGCCTACCCCGACGAACTGTTCGAGGGCGGCAACATGGCGCAGGTGCTCTCTTGCATCGCGGGCAACATCATGGGCATGAAGGCGGTTGACCGCATCCGCCTCCTCGACTGCGAGTGGCCCGAAGCACTCACGAACTCCTTCCCCGGCCCGCAGTTCGGAAGCGACGTTCGAAACGAGATTTTCGACGCGGGCGACCGCCCGATTACGGCGACGGTGCCGAAACCCAAGGTCGGCCTCTCGACCGACCAGCACGCGAAAATCGGCTACGAGGCGTGGATGGGCGGCTTAGACCTCCTCAAAGACGACGAGAACTTGACCGACCAGGCGTTCAACCCCTTCCACGACCGACTCACGGAGAGTCTCTCCTACCGCGACGACGCGCAGGACGAGACGGGCGAGAAAAAGAGCTACCTCATCAACATCACCGCCGACGCGAACACCATGCTCGAACGCGCCGACGTGGTAGCAAAACAGGGCTGTGAGTACGTGATGGTTGACGTGGTGACATCTGGTTGGGCCGCCGTGCAGGCGGTGCGAGAGCGCTGTGAGGAACTCGGCCTCGCAATCCACGCGCACCGCGCGATGCACGCCGCCTTCGACCGACTCGAAGACCACGGCGTCTCGATGCGCGTCATCGCACAAATTACCCGCCTCTGCGGCGCAGACCAACTCCACACCGGAACCACAGACCTCGGCAAACTCGCAAACGAGGACACGGTGGGCATCAACGAATGGCTCTACTCCGACCTGCACGGCATGACCGACGTGCTCCCGGTCGCCTCCGGCGGACTCCACCCCGGACTCGTCCCCGAACTCATTGAGCGCGAAGGACAGAACATCGCTATTCAGGCCGGTGGCGGCGTCCACGGCCACCCCGACGGAACGCGGGCGGGTGCGACGGCGCTTCGACAGGCGGTCGATGCCTCGGTCGCTGGCACACCAATCGAGGAGTATGCGGAAGACCGCCCAGAACTGAAGACAGCGCTCGACAAGTGGGGCACCGAGACACCGCGATAA
- the thsA gene encoding thermosome subunit alpha, which translates to MQTGPILILGEDAQRTSGRDAREMNVTAAKAVAEAVRTTLGPRGMDKMLVDSMGDVVITNDGVTILKQMDIEHPAATMVVEVAETQEDETGDGTTSAVILAGELLKRAEDLLEQGVHPTVVARGYRLASEEARDVLQSKSYPVEEAGLLTEIAQTAMTGKGAEAAKEALSELVVTAVRAVQDEEEIDLSNVAVETIVGGGISDSELVEGIVVDKERADDNMPWQVDDAKIALIDTPIEVRETETDTSVSVTDPDQLTTFIEREEAQLREMVDRITDSDANVVFCQKGIDDMAQHLLAKGGVLAVRRTKASDMNQLARATGGKVVSSLDDIDPEDLGEAGTVGERDVGGDTMIFVEDCENPKSVTLLLRGGTEHVVEEVERAVEDSLGVVRVTLLDGQVLPGGGAPETELALAIRDYADSVGGREQLAVEAFADAMEAIPRTLAENAGVGPIDALTDLRSQHDAGEEDAGLTAETGEVTDMLDAGVVEPLRVKTQAIQSATDAAELLLRIDDVISAGDLGKSEGGEEPEMGGMGGMGGAM; encoded by the coding sequence ATGCAGACGGGACCGATTCTGATACTCGGAGAGGATGCACAGCGAACCAGCGGGCGCGACGCCCGCGAGATGAACGTCACGGCGGCGAAGGCCGTCGCCGAGGCGGTACGAACTACCCTTGGGCCGCGAGGGATGGACAAGATGCTCGTCGATTCGATGGGGGACGTGGTCATCACGAACGACGGCGTCACCATCCTCAAGCAGATGGACATCGAGCACCCGGCGGCGACTATGGTGGTCGAAGTCGCGGAAACACAGGAAGACGAAACCGGGGATGGAACGACCAGCGCGGTCATTCTCGCTGGCGAGCTGCTGAAGCGGGCAGAAGACTTACTCGAACAGGGCGTCCACCCGACCGTCGTCGCCCGTGGCTATCGACTGGCCAGCGAGGAGGCGCGCGATGTTCTCCAATCGAAATCGTATCCGGTCGAAGAGGCTGGGTTGCTGACCGAAATCGCACAAACTGCCATGACCGGAAAGGGGGCGGAAGCCGCGAAGGAGGCGCTTTCGGAACTCGTCGTCACCGCGGTACGGGCGGTTCAGGACGAGGAGGAAATCGATCTGTCAAACGTTGCCGTCGAAACCATCGTCGGAGGTGGTATTTCTGATTCCGAACTCGTAGAAGGCATCGTCGTAGACAAAGAACGGGCCGACGACAACATGCCGTGGCAGGTCGATGACGCCAAAATCGCGCTCATCGATACGCCGATAGAGGTGCGCGAAACCGAAACGGACACTTCTGTCAGCGTCACCGACCCCGACCAACTGACGACGTTCATCGAGCGCGAGGAAGCGCAACTCCGCGAGATGGTCGATAGAATCACCGACAGCGACGCGAACGTTGTCTTCTGCCAGAAAGGAATCGACGACATGGCCCAACACTTACTCGCCAAGGGAGGCGTCCTCGCCGTTCGCCGAACGAAAGCGAGCGACATGAACCAACTCGCGCGGGCAACGGGCGGCAAAGTCGTCTCCAGTTTGGACGACATCGACCCCGAAGACCTCGGCGAGGCGGGAACCGTCGGCGAACGCGATGTCGGAGGCGACACCATGATTTTCGTGGAGGACTGCGAGAATCCGAAAAGCGTCACCCTGCTCCTCCGCGGCGGAACAGAACACGTCGTAGAAGAGGTCGAACGCGCCGTAGAGGACAGTCTGGGCGTGGTTCGCGTGACCCTCCTCGACGGACAAGTCCTTCCGGGCGGCGGTGCGCCCGAAACGGAACTGGCCCTCGCTATCCGCGATTACGCCGACAGCGTCGGCGGGCGGGAACAACTCGCCGTCGAAGCCTTCGCCGACGCGATGGAGGCCATTCCGCGCACCCTCGCGGAGAACGCGGGCGTCGGCCCGATCGATGCCTTGACCGACCTTCGAAGCCAGCACGACGCCGGAGAAGAAGACGCCGGACTCACCGCCGAAACCGGCGAGGTGACCGACATGCTGGACGCCGGCGTGGTCGAACCCCTCCGCGTGAAAACCCAAGCCATCCAGAGCGCAACGGACGCCGCGGAACTCCTGCTCCGCATCGACGACGTGATTTCGGCAGGTGACCTCGGCAAAAGCGAAGGTGGGGAGGAACCCGAGATGGGCGGAATGGGCGGGATGGGCGGCGCGATGTAG
- a CDS encoding AIR synthase family protein: MIGKLDPDDLAMVVSRTGARDDDVQVGPGYGEDAAEIRVGDQSLVVSSDPLSLARERLGTLAVNVACNDVAASGADPRWLTNVVFLSDDDPETLDVVTQQIDDSARELGVAIVGGHSEYAPDLSRPMVTMTAMGLTDAFVPTGGAEPGDRLILTKGAGIEGTAILATDFRDEVGENANRGESFFEEISVVEDARILREDATAMHDPTEGGVVTGLLEMAEASGVCLEVAREDVPVRDVTRELCDTMGVDPLRIFGSGALLAAVPEDAVSAVLSDLYEAGISADEIGRVVDGDGELVVDEEVVSEPPRDDLYHLWE; this comes from the coding sequence ATGATAGGCAAACTCGACCCCGACGATCTTGCGATGGTCGTCTCGCGCACGGGTGCGCGAGACGACGACGTACAGGTCGGTCCCGGATACGGCGAGGACGCCGCCGAAATTCGCGTCGGCGACCAGTCGCTCGTCGTGAGCTCCGACCCGCTGTCGCTGGCCCGCGAACGACTCGGAACCTTGGCCGTCAACGTCGCCTGCAACGACGTGGCCGCCTCCGGCGCAGACCCGCGCTGGTTGACGAACGTCGTGTTTTTGTCGGACGACGACCCAGAAACGCTGGACGTGGTGACCCAGCAGATAGACGATTCTGCCCGTGAGTTGGGCGTCGCAATCGTCGGCGGCCACTCCGAATACGCCCCCGACCTCTCGCGACCGATGGTAACGATGACCGCCATGGGACTTACCGACGCGTTCGTTCCGACCGGCGGGGCGGAACCCGGCGACAGACTGATTCTGACCAAGGGGGCCGGAATCGAAGGCACGGCCATCCTCGCAACCGATTTCCGGGACGAAGTCGGCGAGAATGCGAACCGGGGCGAATCCTTCTTCGAGGAAATCAGCGTGGTCGAAGATGCCCGAATTCTACGTGAGGATGCCACGGCCATGCACGACCCGACCGAGGGTGGGGTGGTCACCGGCCTGCTGGAGATGGCCGAAGCCTCCGGCGTGTGTCTCGAAGTCGCGCGCGAGGACGTGCCGGTTCGGGACGTAACGCGGGAGCTTTGTGACACGATGGGCGTCGACCCACTCCGGATTTTCGGGTCTGGAGCATTGTTGGCCGCGGTTCCGGAGGACGCAGTTTCGGCGGTTCTTTCAGACCTATACGAGGCGGGGATTTCGGCGGATGAGATTGGTCGAGTCGTGGACGGGGATGGCGAACTGGTGGTGGACGAAGAGGTGGTTTCAGAACCGCCTCGGGACGATTTGTACCACCTCTGGGAATAG
- a CDS encoding GNAT family N-acetyltransferase, which produces MYVRDAKNREEVWLLDNIEAMGLDETAFRSRDYVIAIDEDSGTKAGFGRIRIHKPDDSPDICELTSIGVVSAWREQGVGAHVVERLIDKAGDNDFEEVYALVGVPDYLAQFGFEPIDTSDLPEKLRDRLESKREQTEPDAIPMVLSVGEFEMPDRLRERFKQARERAVSESVENDTEGMAEEFGIDPDEATYKYDTGRH; this is translated from the coding sequence ATGTACGTCCGGGATGCCAAAAACAGAGAGGAAGTCTGGCTACTCGATAACATCGAGGCGATGGGACTGGACGAAACCGCCTTCCGCTCCCGGGATTACGTCATCGCCATCGACGAGGATTCCGGAACGAAAGCCGGGTTCGGACGAATTCGAATCCACAAACCCGACGATTCGCCCGACATCTGTGAGTTGACCAGCATCGGCGTCGTCTCCGCGTGGCGCGAGCAGGGCGTCGGCGCGCACGTCGTAGAACGACTCATCGACAAAGCCGGGGACAACGATTTCGAGGAGGTGTACGCCCTCGTCGGCGTTCCCGACTACCTCGCGCAGTTCGGATTCGAACCCATCGACACGAGTGACCTGCCCGAGAAACTTCGGGACAGACTCGAATCGAAGCGCGAACAGACGGAACCCGACGCCATCCCAATGGTGCTTTCGGTCGGCGAGTTCGAGATGCCCGACCGACTGCGCGAACGATTTAAGCAAGCACGGGAACGGGCGGTTTCGGAGTCGGTGGAGAACGACACCGAAGGAATGGCCGAAGAGTTCGGTATCGACCCCGACGAGGCGACCTACAAGTACGACACCGGTCGTCACTAA
- a CDS encoding methylated-DNA--[protein]-cysteine S-methyltransferase: MDENAGIYAQESAYLGRFVQIGVASGRVLRVTFPREADDDAEEDHAVLDRIIAYLEGVEDDFEDVQVALTLPTDQRGVLEAVRNVPYGEQVNVETLTRMTSGLDHTEEADLELARTALDANPAPLLVPDHRIRDGPSAAPPDVEQKLRSLEGL, from the coding sequence ATGGACGAGAATGCCGGGATCTACGCGCAGGAATCGGCCTATCTGGGCCGGTTCGTGCAAATCGGGGTGGCGAGCGGTCGCGTTTTACGCGTCACGTTCCCCCGCGAAGCGGACGACGACGCCGAGGAAGACCACGCGGTGCTCGACAGAATCATCGCGTATCTAGAAGGTGTCGAGGATGATTTCGAAGACGTGCAGGTTGCACTGACGCTTCCCACCGACCAGCGAGGCGTTCTCGAAGCGGTGCGAAACGTTCCCTACGGCGAACAGGTGAACGTCGAAACCCTGACCCGGATGACATCCGGACTCGACCACACCGAGGAGGCGGATTTGGAACTCGCCCGGACTGCCTTGGACGCGAATCCCGCGCCCCTTCTGGTTCCCGACCATCGGATTCGTGACGGGCCGAGTGCGGCACCGCCGGATGTGGAACAGAAGTTGCGGTCGCTGGAAGGGTTGTAA
- the trpC gene encoding indole-3-glycerol phosphate synthase has product MDAEGELAPAVQSILRDARKRDTPDERVSVDARSFSDAIARTESVGKMPVVAEVKPTSPTTDGNRTDDPVELAKEMVEGGATALSVLTEPEHFGGSAENLRRVREAVGVPVLRKDFVVEEAQLDVVEADLVLLIARFVGDNLSELVTAARARGFQVLVEVHTHQELEKAIDAGADILGVNNRDLGKLEVNLDTFESVVPEVPDDMTCIAESGITTPEDARRMREAGADALLVGSAIMDGDVAENTRRLVSA; this is encoded by the coding sequence ATGGACGCAGAAGGCGAACTCGCACCCGCGGTGCAGTCCATACTTCGGGACGCGAGAAAACGAGACACACCCGACGAGCGCGTGTCGGTAGACGCGCGCTCGTTTTCCGACGCGATTGCACGCACGGAGTCGGTGGGCAAAATGCCGGTCGTCGCGGAAGTAAAGCCGACGAGTCCGACGACGGATGGCAACCGAACCGACGACCCAGTCGAACTGGCGAAAGAGATGGTCGAAGGCGGGGCAACCGCGTTGTCGGTGCTGACCGAACCGGAGCATTTCGGCGGGTCGGCCGAGAACCTGCGCCGGGTTCGTGAAGCCGTGGGCGTTCCGGTTCTCCGCAAGGATTTCGTCGTGGAGGAAGCGCAACTGGACGTGGTGGAAGCCGACCTCGTCCTGCTCATCGCGCGGTTCGTGGGTGACAACCTTTCGGAACTGGTCACAGCAGCAAGAGCGCGCGGCTTTCAGGTTCTCGTCGAGGTTCACACGCACCAGGAACTGGAAAAAGCGATAGACGCGGGCGCAGACATCCTCGGCGTGAACAACCGCGACCTCGGCAAACTGGAAGTAAACCTCGACACCTTCGAGTCAGTTGTACCCGAAGTGCCGGACGATATGACCTGCATCGCGGAAAGCGGAATCACGACGCCCGAGGACGCCCGACGAATGCGTGAGGCGGGCGCAGACGCTCTTCTCGTCGGGAGCGCGATTATGGACGGCGACGTGGCCGAGAACACGCGGAGGTTGGTTTCCGCATGA
- the trpB gene encoding tryptophan synthase subunit beta, whose amino-acid sequence MSDAEFEKEGKFGDYGGQYVPEVLMPAIEELQSAYERYVLENEDGFMDEFRRHLRDFGGRPTPLQRADALSERYDRDIYLKREDLLHGGAHKLNNALGQVLLAKYMGKDRIVAETGAGQHGTATAMAATYLGIDCEVYMGRTDINRQRPNVFRMRTHDAEVNPVDVGSGTLKEAINETMRDWATNVEDTHYVIGSVVGPHPFPQMVRDFQAIISKEVREQIQEQAGRLPDSVVACAGGGSNTMGAFHEFVSDENVSLFAVEAGGSGLTIEEDEGLAPHSASLSTGEDGVLHGARTKLLQSRDGQVLESHSVSAGLDYSGVGPELAHLAETGRVTPVSVGDDAALKAFHRLSKLEGIIPALESSHAIAYVEEARNSDEADDLGDLVVVNVSGRGDKDLDTVIEESEKRGIDTAPSMEVFK is encoded by the coding sequence ATGAGCGACGCCGAGTTCGAAAAAGAAGGAAAATTCGGCGACTACGGCGGCCAGTACGTCCCGGAAGTCCTCATGCCCGCCATCGAGGAACTTCAATCGGCCTACGAGCGATACGTCCTTGAAAACGAGGATGGCTTCATGGACGAGTTTCGTCGCCACCTCCGCGACTTCGGCGGGCGACCGACGCCCCTCCAGCGCGCCGACGCCCTGAGCGAGCGATACGACCGCGACATCTATCTGAAACGGGAAGACCTGCTCCACGGCGGGGCGCACAAGCTGAACAACGCGCTCGGACAGGTCTTGCTGGCGAAGTACATGGGCAAAGACCGAATCGTGGCTGAAACCGGCGCGGGCCAACACGGCACGGCAACCGCGATGGCCGCGACTTACCTCGGCATCGACTGCGAGGTGTACATGGGCCGCACCGACATCAACCGCCAGCGCCCGAACGTCTTCCGAATGCGAACCCACGACGCGGAAGTGAATCCCGTGGACGTTGGCTCGGGAACGCTCAAAGAGGCCATCAACGAGACGATGCGCGACTGGGCGACGAACGTGGAGGACACCCACTACGTCATCGGGAGCGTCGTCGGCCCGCACCCCTTCCCGCAGATGGTTCGGGATTTTCAGGCGATCATCAGCAAGGAAGTGAGAGAACAGATTCAGGAACAGGCCGGACGATTGCCGGACAGTGTTGTGGCCTGCGCGGGCGGCGGGTCGAACACGATGGGCGCGTTCCACGAATTCGTCTCCGACGAGAACGTGTCCCTGTTCGCAGTCGAAGCAGGTGGGTCGGGCCTGACGATTGAGGAGGACGAAGGACTCGCTCCGCACTCCGCGTCACTTTCGACGGGTGAAGACGGCGTGCTTCACGGCGCACGAACCAAACTGCTTCAGAGCAGAGACGGCCAAGTTCTCGAATCTCACAGCGTGAGCGCGGGATTGGACTACTCCGGCGTCGGCCCGGAACTCGCGCATCTCGCGGAAACCGGTCGCGTGACGCCCGTGAGCGTCGGCGATGACGCCGCGCTCAAAGCGTTCCACCGACTGTCGAAATTGGAGGGAATTATCCCCGCGCTGGAATCGAGTCACGCGATTGCCTACGTAGAAGAAGCACGAAATTCGGACGAAGCCGACGACTTGGGCGACCTCGTCGTCGTCAACGTCTCTGGACGAGGGGACAAAGACCTCGATACGGTCATCGAGGAAAGCGAGAAGCGGGGCATCGACACCGCGCCGAGCATGGAGGTATTCAAATGA
- the trpA gene encoding tryptophan synthase subunit alpha codes for MSNQQSALESAFSDEPALIPYVVAGDPDPESTKEYVRALAEGGADVIELGLPFSEPIADGPTIQNAIQRALSGGMTPDKYLDLVAELDVDVPIVCMTYYNLIYQYGESEGVESFVSAAGEAGVSGLIVPDLPVEESDPLREACDEHGLDLVFIVAPTTTDEREAKILSQASGFVYVQARMGTTGAQADVSSATHDSLGRLAETDLPKVVGFGVSEGDHAKEIISAGASGVVVGSALVDIIASGENVAERLESKAAELKSGARNGTQEVPQPE; via the coding sequence ATGAGCAATCAACAATCGGCCCTCGAATCCGCTTTCTCCGACGAACCGGCTTTGATTCCCTACGTCGTCGCTGGCGACCCGGATCCGGAATCGACGAAGGAATACGTCCGCGCCCTCGCGGAGGGTGGCGCGGACGTCATCGAACTCGGCCTACCGTTTTCGGAACCGATTGCGGACGGCCCGACGATTCAGAACGCCATCCAGCGCGCGCTTTCCGGCGGGATGACGCCCGACAAATATCTCGACCTTGTGGCCGAGTTGGACGTGGATGTCCCAATCGTCTGCATGACCTACTACAACCTCATCTACCAGTATGGTGAATCCGAGGGGGTCGAATCCTTCGTTTCCGCCGCCGGAGAGGCCGGGGTTTCGGGACTCATCGTCCCCGACCTCCCAGTCGAAGAAAGCGACCCGCTTCGGGAGGCCTGCGACGAACACGGCCTCGACCTCGTGTTCATCGTCGCGCCGACCACCACGGACGAGCGCGAGGCCAAAATTCTCTCGCAGGCGTCGGGATTCGTTTACGTGCAAGCCCGGATGGGAACCACCGGGGCGCAGGCCGACGTGAGCAGTGCAACCCACGACAGTCTCGGGCGACTCGCCGAAACTGACCTGCCGAAGGTGGTCGGTTTCGGCGTGAGCGAGGGCGACCACGCCAAAGAAATCATCTCGGCGGGCGCTTCCGGCGTCGTCGTCGGAAGCGCCCTCGTGGACATCATCGCCTCGGGCGAGAACGTCGCCGAACGCCTCGAATCGAAAGCCGCGGAACTCAAATCCGGGGCACGCAACGGGACACAGGAAGTACCGCAACCGGAATGA